In one window of Candidatus Sulfuricurvum sp. RIFRC-1 DNA:
- a CDS encoding Mrp/NBP35 family ATP-binding protein: MTEEIVKSALSKVTYPGFTKDIVTFGFVKEIKIEGANVSISVDITSSAPEVAHQITVEATDELKRVGAAEIVVNITAPKMPRESSSKGKNIAPQVKNFIMVSSGKGGVGKSTTSVNLAVALAMQGKKVGLLDADIYGPNIPRMMGLDGQKPEVVGNKVLPLKAYGVEVMSMGSLMEEGQSLIWRGAMIMKAIEQFLRDIMWSDLDCLVIDMPPGTGDAQLTLAQSVPVTVGVTVTTPQMVSLDDSRRSLDMFKKLHIPIAGVIENMSGFIAPDTGVEYDIFGKGTSKAMADQFDTCILAEIPIEPAIRTGGDEGKPVTYYAPTSETAKRYMKAAEDLWATIEQINADGGVDNQAIQPNTPPGVSACSTAAPKQEAPASAGSCGTGCGCH; encoded by the coding sequence ATGACAGAAGAAATTGTAAAATCAGCGTTATCCAAAGTTACCTATCCGGGGTTCACAAAAGACATCGTAACCTTCGGATTCGTTAAAGAGATTAAAATTGAAGGTGCAAATGTCAGCATTAGCGTTGATATCACTTCAAGTGCACCGGAAGTAGCGCATCAGATCACTGTGGAAGCAACCGATGAGCTTAAACGTGTCGGTGCAGCAGAGATCGTAGTGAACATTACGGCACCGAAAATGCCTAGAGAGAGTTCATCAAAGGGGAAAAATATTGCCCCTCAAGTGAAAAACTTTATCATGGTAAGTTCGGGTAAAGGGGGAGTCGGTAAATCGACTACATCCGTAAACCTCGCCGTAGCTCTCGCGATGCAAGGGAAAAAAGTAGGTCTTTTGGATGCCGATATCTATGGACCGAATATCCCGCGTATGATGGGACTTGATGGTCAAAAGCCTGAAGTAGTGGGTAATAAAGTTCTCCCATTAAAAGCATACGGTGTCGAAGTGATGTCCATGGGCTCACTCATGGAAGAAGGACAATCGCTTATTTGGCGCGGAGCAATGATCATGAAAGCGATTGAGCAGTTCTTACGCGATATTATGTGGTCAGATTTGGATTGTCTCGTTATCGATATGCCTCCGGGTACAGGGGACGCACAACTCACGTTGGCTCAAAGTGTTCCGGTGACTGTCGGTGTAACGGTTACCACTCCTCAAATGGTCTCTTTGGATGATTCACGCCGAAGTCTCGATATGTTTAAAAAACTTCATATCCCGATCGCGGGTGTTATCGAAAATATGAGCGGATTTATCGCTCCTGATACGGGTGTTGAGTACGATATTTTTGGAAAAGGGACATCCAAAGCGATGGCGGATCAGTTTGATACCTGTATCCTTGCCGAAATTCCAATCGAGCCGGCTATCCGAACGGGCGGAGATGAAGGAAAACCGGTCACTTACTATGCACCGACTTCGGAAACGGCAAAACGTTATATGAAGGCGGCCGAAGATCTTTGGGCAACGATTGAACAAATCAATGCCGATGGCGGTGTCGATAATCAAGCAATTCAACCTAATACCCCTCCGGGTGTATCGGCATGTTCTACTGCTGCACCAAAACAAGAGGCTCCTGCGAGTGCAGGAAGCTGCGGCACCGGTTGCGGCTGTCACTAA
- a CDS encoding GGDEF domain-containing protein, translated as MKKKSTFFTLSLSIVSIMILFIVILVATFRYMGLQSAQSRAALAGAIVRESLTSHMISGSTDYQEKLLTQIDALEGMKSAWVVRSESLTRQYGQGIHHQEARDDIDHAVLREGKPVNNVSGTLFSDTLYRLSIPYIATSEQGKIDCLSCHDAKVGDVLGVVSIEMEINDLKVTGLVAAIMAIIVLIALSVYLLKTVRRFIGSYKETLDDIAVTMESAEGGNYTYRVEQTENADGYHAAMWTNSLMEKLETTLIEGSEKMGSLIQLDKPNTDPLYTLQMGIHQLYEVERFRKAIEKDQNIEEVYGRIIALLRTRWNLSDFNILEVNPQDKSTHVVHSEKTLLCDAASGCRADRTTDIVDSTQCEVACPKMIDPSAHYICRSYPIVDELDIVISLVSYDVRDIAKFRLALEQLGNYINASRLQIINKKLQNTVRIDPLTQLYNRAYLEELSKLINAQSIRTMIPYGILMVDMDHFDGINHSYDAQVGDEVIKAMARNIQETLQQGDILIRYGGDIFAVVLYDYEGDKVTEVAEAIHISFKKKIRVNTYAILKTVSIGITLFPAQTKDMIEGIEFAKRALLEAKHKGGNCSLIYDAKTMLI; from the coding sequence ATGAAAAAAAAGAGTACATTTTTTACCCTCTCCCTCTCTATCGTCTCCATAATGATTCTATTTATTGTGATCTTGGTAGCAACTTTTCGCTATATGGGATTGCAGTCGGCCCAGAGCAGAGCAGCGTTAGCCGGAGCGATTGTTCGCGAGTCATTGACCTCCCATATGATTAGCGGAAGTACCGATTATCAAGAGAAGCTTCTAACACAAATCGATGCTTTGGAGGGGATGAAAAGTGCATGGGTAGTACGTTCTGAATCTCTCACTCGTCAATACGGGCAAGGAATCCATCATCAAGAAGCACGTGATGATATTGATCATGCCGTATTAAGAGAGGGGAAACCGGTCAATAATGTTTCGGGAACTTTATTCTCCGATACTCTGTATCGCCTTTCTATCCCTTATATTGCGACCTCAGAACAGGGTAAAATCGACTGTTTAAGTTGCCATGATGCCAAAGTAGGGGATGTCTTAGGGGTCGTATCGATTGAGATGGAGATTAATGACCTGAAAGTGACCGGTTTGGTCGCGGCCATCATGGCTATTATCGTGTTAATCGCTTTGAGTGTATACCTTCTAAAAACCGTTCGCCGTTTCATTGGATCGTATAAAGAGACTCTGGATGATATTGCGGTAACGATGGAGAGTGCCGAGGGGGGCAATTATACCTATCGTGTTGAACAGACAGAGAATGCCGATGGATACCATGCCGCGATGTGGACCAATTCATTAATGGAAAAGCTGGAAACCACTCTCATTGAGGGGAGTGAGAAGATGGGATCATTAATCCAGTTGGATAAGCCCAATACCGATCCTCTCTACACTCTGCAAATGGGAATTCATCAACTCTACGAGGTGGAACGTTTCCGAAAAGCGATCGAGAAAGATCAGAATATCGAAGAGGTATACGGACGGATTATTGCCTTGCTTCGTACCCGTTGGAATTTGAGCGATTTTAATATTTTAGAGGTCAATCCACAGGATAAGTCGACGCATGTCGTCCATTCCGAAAAGACACTTCTATGTGACGCTGCTAGCGGATGTCGTGCCGATCGTACGACAGATATTGTGGATTCAACCCAATGCGAAGTAGCATGTCCTAAGATGATCGATCCGAGTGCTCATTATATCTGTCGAAGTTATCCTATTGTTGATGAGCTTGATATCGTCATTTCATTGGTGAGTTATGATGTTCGCGATATTGCAAAATTTCGCTTGGCGCTTGAACAATTGGGGAATTATATTAACGCTTCACGCCTTCAAATTATCAATAAAAAGTTACAGAATACGGTTCGTATTGATCCCCTTACCCAGCTTTATAACCGTGCCTATCTCGAAGAGCTTAGTAAACTGATTAACGCTCAGTCCATTCGTACGATGATTCCCTATGGTATTTTAATGGTCGATATGGACCATTTCGATGGAATCAATCACTCGTATGATGCGCAAGTGGGTGATGAGGTGATCAAAGCAATGGCCCGTAATATCCAAGAGACGCTCCAGCAAGGAGATATTCTTATCCGTTACGGCGGCGATATATTTGCGGTTGTATTGTACGATTATGAGGGTGATAAGGTTACTGAAGTAGCTGAGGCAATTCATATTTCATTTAAAAAGAAAATTCGTGTCAATACCTATGCTATTTTGAAAACGGTTAGTATCGGAATTACGCTATTTCCTGCGCAGACGAAAGATATGATAGAGGGGATTGAGTTTGCGAAACGAGCGTTATTGGAAGCAAAACATAAAGGGGGAAATTGTTCCCTCATTTATGATGCTAAGACAATGTTGATTTAG
- a CDS encoding GGDEF domain-containing protein has product MNANRKILFIVALMLIGLAVATITNVALNFRDYGYNNAIEKSKMTAEIVRDGLTAHMVNGIMDKREFFLGNIANIKDVQSLWIVRSQSVINQYGEGMQNEKPRDAMDRRVLKEGVTVREIREDSNNAVLRVTIPYTATAYGTPNCLTCHNVKEGEVLGAISMEFNINEIRQTGAMTIAKIFAINVVFIIIALWVTNYYFKPYMKLFENLQNGIKRARTGDFSFRFTTTLKDAGSEVAEQMNTLFQKMEETFGGIKHNLNTFASRSNISCSDPLSTAGIIIQELSDVYKFKKTIELDSTKDAIYERFVYVLKEKFNFAHFALYEVDKNTKERKLIHITDNKSFCLPVADKDAMECRAYRTASDVYSTDFPNICANCADDKEYSCIPFNINDDLSLILSFSAKDHTTIEAMNLSLPSIKNYFEAAKAVIESRTLMDKLRDSSLRDGATRLYNRRFLEEFIDKSSEQALRSHITYAILMIDIDYFKMINDTYGHDAGDIVIKTLAEILQDSIRKADLAIRYGGEEFLILLYNTTPEGATQVAEKIRMRFNEKKFQFGNDTVEKTLSIGIAHFPSQADSIWKVIKYADLALYEGKHTGRNRVIEFEASMHSGEQY; this is encoded by the coding sequence ATGAATGCTAATCGGAAAATATTATTTATCGTCGCTTTGATGCTTATCGGGCTCGCTGTTGCTACGATTACTAATGTTGCTCTCAATTTTCGTGATTACGGCTATAACAACGCGATTGAAAAATCCAAAATGACCGCTGAAATTGTTCGTGATGGTTTAACAGCACACATGGTTAACGGCATTATGGATAAACGGGAGTTTTTTCTCGGCAATATCGCCAATATCAAAGATGTTCAATCTCTTTGGATTGTACGTTCTCAAAGTGTTATCAATCAATATGGCGAGGGGATGCAAAATGAAAAACCACGTGATGCTATGGACCGCAGAGTTCTTAAAGAGGGGGTCACCGTTCGAGAAATTCGGGAAGATTCCAACAACGCGGTTTTGCGTGTAACCATTCCCTACACTGCAACAGCATATGGGACGCCAAACTGTCTTACCTGTCATAATGTTAAAGAGGGAGAAGTTTTGGGTGCCATCAGCATGGAGTTCAATATCAATGAAATCCGCCAAACCGGTGCTATGACGATTGCTAAGATTTTTGCCATCAATGTCGTATTTATTATTATAGCGCTGTGGGTTACCAATTACTACTTCAAACCGTATATGAAACTGTTTGAAAATCTCCAAAATGGAATTAAGCGGGCACGTACCGGAGATTTTAGCTTCCGTTTCACGACAACCCTCAAAGATGCCGGAAGTGAAGTTGCAGAGCAGATGAATACCCTGTTTCAAAAAATGGAAGAGACCTTTGGCGGGATTAAACACAATCTTAATACCTTTGCATCCCGTTCAAACATCTCCTGCAGTGATCCGCTCAGTACCGCTGGAATCATTATTCAAGAGCTCTCCGATGTCTATAAATTCAAAAAAACCATCGAACTTGACAGTACCAAAGATGCTATTTATGAACGCTTTGTTTACGTCCTAAAAGAGAAATTTAATTTTGCCCATTTTGCCCTCTATGAAGTGGATAAAAATACTAAAGAGCGTAAACTGATCCATATTACTGATAACAAAAGTTTTTGCCTTCCGGTTGCCGATAAAGATGCGATGGAGTGCCGTGCTTACCGCACTGCAAGTGACGTTTATTCAACCGATTTCCCCAATATTTGTGCCAACTGTGCCGACGATAAAGAGTATTCGTGTATTCCGTTCAATATCAATGACGATTTATCGTTGATTCTCTCTTTTTCAGCTAAAGACCATACAACCATTGAAGCGATGAATCTCTCCTTGCCAAGCATCAAAAACTATTTCGAAGCGGCAAAAGCGGTCATAGAGAGCCGAACACTTATGGATAAATTACGAGATTCTTCACTTCGAGACGGTGCCACACGCCTCTATAACCGCCGCTTTTTAGAAGAATTTATTGACAAAAGTTCAGAGCAGGCGCTCCGTTCACATATCACGTACGCTATTTTAATGATTGATATCGACTATTTTAAAATGATCAATGATACTTACGGGCATGATGCAGGAGATATTGTTATTAAGACCCTTGCCGAAATCCTTCAAGATAGTATCCGAAAAGCCGATCTCGCTATCCGTTACGGAGGAGAAGAATTCTTAATCCTTCTGTACAATACAACGCCGGAAGGTGCAACGCAAGTCGCTGAAAAAATCCGTATGCGTTTTAATGAGAAAAAGTTCCAATTCGGCAACGATACGGTGGAAAAAACACTCAGTATCGGAATTGCTCATTTTCCATCACAGGCTGATTCAATCTGGAAAGTCATCAAATATGCCGACTTGGCCCTCTATGAAGGAAAACATACCGGACGTAACCGCGTTATCGAATTTGAAGCGAGCATGCACAGTGGAGAGCAGTATTAA
- the glmS gene encoding glutamine--fructose-6-phosphate transaminase (isomerizing): protein MCGIVGYIGVKPVKKILIDGLRELEYRGYDSAGIAVLQEGSFSLFKAVGKLINLEEKAQNFESTGFSVGIGHTRWATHGKPTELNAHPHLGQNSYVVHNGIIENYQELKTMLTAHGVQFLSQTDTEVIVHLFEHQLKTAVSPFEAFQQTLAQLRGAYAILLVNADAERTIFFAKHGSPMIIGRNHEGETLFGSSDAALIGKCHEVIYLEDGHYGYASADTVALYDENNNPVILRFTPLSENKLSAQKEGFRFFMEKEIYEQSTVLADTLLGRLRDENVYFEELENTLFEGINEIKFCACGTSYHAALVASYLFERHAKIKTSVEFASEFRYREPFLTPDTLFVVISQSGETADTLESLKMAKKFGLKTMVICNVDNSSMVRLADASILTRAGIEKGVASTKAFATQVCVLWMLSLYLASNRKTLESSEIQRQIGLLRTLPVTVAVDNALHEQLRRLSKRYLHGHGFFFIGRDVFFPLALEGALKLKEISYLHAEGYPSGEMKHGPIALADPELFTIALLPEHKLYDKTKSNIEELSARDSTICSISPLDFDKADDHIRTKHTGDYMLEFFEMMVVLQLLSMEIAIRLGNDVDMPRNLAKSVTVE from the coding sequence ATGTGCGGTATCGTCGGATATATCGGAGTTAAACCGGTTAAAAAGATATTGATCGACGGACTTCGAGAGCTCGAATATCGCGGCTACGACTCTGCGGGAATCGCCGTACTGCAGGAAGGAAGCTTTTCCCTATTTAAAGCGGTTGGAAAACTCATCAACCTTGAAGAAAAAGCTCAAAATTTTGAAAGTACCGGATTCTCTGTCGGTATCGGACACACCCGCTGGGCAACGCACGGTAAACCGACGGAACTTAATGCCCACCCGCATCTGGGACAAAATTCTTACGTCGTTCATAACGGTATTATCGAAAACTATCAAGAACTCAAAACAATGCTTACCGCTCATGGGGTTCAGTTTTTAAGTCAAACCGATACCGAAGTGATCGTCCATCTTTTCGAGCATCAACTCAAAACCGCAGTTTCTCCTTTTGAAGCATTTCAACAAACTCTCGCTCAACTTCGCGGTGCATACGCAATCTTGCTCGTCAATGCAGATGCAGAGAGAACAATTTTCTTCGCAAAACACGGTTCTCCTATGATCATCGGACGCAATCACGAGGGTGAAACGCTTTTCGGTTCATCGGACGCGGCCTTGATTGGTAAATGTCACGAAGTCATCTATCTCGAAGACGGCCATTATGGCTATGCATCCGCCGATACAGTGGCTTTATATGATGAGAACAATAACCCCGTTATTTTGCGATTTACCCCTCTCTCCGAAAACAAACTCTCCGCTCAAAAAGAGGGATTCCGATTTTTTATGGAAAAAGAGATTTATGAGCAAAGTACGGTTTTGGCCGATACCTTATTGGGGCGATTACGTGATGAAAATGTCTATTTTGAAGAATTAGAAAACACTCTGTTTGAGGGGATAAATGAAATCAAATTTTGTGCTTGCGGGACCAGCTATCATGCTGCATTGGTCGCAAGTTATCTCTTTGAACGCCACGCAAAAATCAAAACTTCTGTCGAATTCGCCAGTGAATTTCGCTACCGCGAACCTTTCCTCACCCCTGACACCCTTTTCGTCGTTATCAGCCAAAGCGGTGAGACTGCCGATACGTTAGAGAGCCTTAAAATGGCTAAAAAGTTCGGTCTCAAAACCATGGTTATCTGTAATGTCGACAACTCCTCGATGGTACGCCTTGCCGATGCGTCCATCCTTACCCGTGCAGGAATTGAAAAAGGGGTGGCCTCGACTAAAGCATTCGCTACCCAAGTATGTGTATTGTGGATGCTCAGTCTCTATCTCGCAAGCAATCGTAAAACACTCGAAAGCTCTGAAATTCAGCGTCAAATCGGCTTACTCCGCACACTCCCTGTAACAGTTGCCGTTGATAACGCACTGCACGAACAATTGCGCCGCCTCAGTAAACGCTATCTCCATGGGCACGGTTTCTTCTTTATTGGACGAGATGTCTTTTTCCCTCTTGCTCTGGAGGGTGCTTTAAAACTCAAAGAGATCAGCTATCTGCACGCTGAAGGATACCCAAGTGGAGAGATGAAACATGGTCCGATTGCCCTCGCTGACCCGGAACTCTTTACCATAGCCCTACTCCCGGAACATAAGCTTTATGATAAAACCAAAAGTAATATCGAAGAGCTAAGCGCACGCGACTCAACGATTTGTTCTATCAGTCCTCTCGATTTTGACAAAGCGGATGACCATATTCGTACAAAACATACCGGGGATTATATGCTCGAGTTTTTCGAAATGATGGTTGTTTTACAACTCCTCTCGATGGAAATCGCTATCCGTTTGGGCAATGACGTTGATATGCCTCGCAACCTTGCAAAAAGTGTTACGGTCGAATAA